The following are encoded in a window of Cupriavidus oxalaticus genomic DNA:
- the tsf gene encoding translation elongation factor Ts, whose amino-acid sequence MAAITASMVAELRAKTDAPMMECKKALTEADGDLNKAEELLRVKLGNKASKAASRVTAEGVVASFIDGTTGVLVELNCETDFVSKNDDFLAFSAKVAELIAKQNPADVAALSALDLDGASVEATRTALIGKIGENLTIRRFVRYANGGKLVSYLHGTRIGVMVEFDGDEAAAKDVAMHVAAMKPVSLSAEQVPADLIAKERSIAEQKAAESGKPAEIVAKMVEGSVQKYLKEVSLFNQPFVKNDKQTVEQMLKAANTTVKGFTLYVVGEGIEKKQDDFAAEVAAQVAAAQKG is encoded by the coding sequence ATGGCGGCAATTACCGCAAGCATGGTTGCAGAACTGCGCGCGAAGACCGACGCGCCGATGATGGAATGCAAGAAGGCCCTGACCGAGGCCGACGGCGACCTGAACAAGGCCGAAGAGCTGCTGCGCGTCAAGCTGGGCAACAAGGCCAGCAAGGCCGCATCGCGCGTGACCGCCGAAGGCGTGGTCGCCTCGTTCATCGACGGCACCACCGGCGTGCTTGTCGAACTGAACTGCGAGACCGATTTCGTCTCCAAGAACGACGACTTCCTGGCGTTCTCGGCCAAGGTTGCCGAACTGATCGCCAAGCAGAACCCGGCCGACGTGGCTGCCCTGTCGGCGCTGGACCTCGACGGCGCCAGCGTTGAAGCCACCCGCACGGCCCTGATCGGCAAGATCGGCGAGAACCTGACGATCCGCCGCTTTGTCCGCTACGCCAACGGCGGCAAGCTGGTTTCGTACCTGCACGGCACCCGTATCGGCGTGATGGTCGAGTTCGACGGCGACGAAGCCGCCGCCAAGGACGTCGCCATGCACGTGGCCGCCATGAAGCCGGTGTCGCTGTCGGCCGAGCAGGTCCCCGCCGACCTGATCGCCAAGGAGCGCAGCATCGCCGAGCAGAAGGCTGCCGAGTCGGGCAAGCCGGCCGAGATCGTCGCCAAGATGGTCGAGGGCTCGGTGCAGAAGTACCTGAAGGAAGTGTCGCTGTTCAACCAGCCGTTCGTGAAGAACGACAAGCAGACCGTCGAGCAGATGCTCAAGGCTGCCAACACGACCGTGAAGGGCTTCACCCTGTATGTCGTGGGCGAAGGCATCGAGAAGAAGCAGGACGACTTCGCCGCTGAAGTGGCCGCCCAGGTGGCCGCTGCCCAGAAGGGCTGA
- a CDS encoding pseudouridine synthase — translation MTDSNSPKRKTLGIKAASDTGTAARKTGNRPVRVSDLNRNRVRAVTEGIKRAQQSDGGKRDGRRAPVEAQAGGDVRKPRPPRPADGERQARPRRAEGEARPPRRFGDDDNRPRRYGDDRGEARPRRFEGNESRPPRRFGDDDNRPRRYGDDRGEARPRRFEGNESRPPRRFGDDDNRPRRYGDDRGEARPRRFEGNESRPPRRSGDDENRPRRYGDDRGEARPRRFEGNESRPPRRFGDDDNRPRRYGDDENRPRRPAPAGERRREGSAPARRFSDAADRIRTAGTSGTSRPQAPAPRPQKPARDATPQATHDDGLVRLSKRMSELGLCSRREADEWIPRGWVLVDGKPVTELGSRIRPDAEIEILQEARSEQGERVTVLLHKPVGYVSGQAEDGYEPAAVLFTAENQWEGDPSRKRFAPWQRKSLAPAGRLDIDSTGLLVLTQDGRVARALIGEDSNVEKEYLVRVVWHGPQGAVERNVSEAFPADQLELLRHGLSLDGVLLKPAKVSWQNEEQLRFVLREGRKRQIRRMCEQVGLEVVGLKRVRMGRVVLGDLPPGKWRFLGQFEKF, via the coding sequence ATGACCGACAGCAATTCGCCGAAGCGCAAGACGCTAGGCATCAAGGCCGCCAGCGATACCGGCACGGCCGCGCGCAAGACCGGCAACCGCCCGGTGCGGGTTTCGGACCTGAACCGCAACCGCGTGCGGGCCGTGACCGAAGGCATCAAGCGTGCGCAGCAGAGTGACGGTGGCAAGCGTGACGGCCGCCGCGCCCCAGTCGAAGCGCAAGCCGGCGGCGACGTGCGCAAGCCGCGGCCGCCGCGCCCCGCTGACGGCGAGCGCCAGGCACGGCCGCGCCGTGCCGAAGGTGAAGCCCGGCCGCCGCGGCGCTTTGGCGATGACGACAACCGTCCCCGCCGCTATGGCGACGATCGCGGCGAAGCCCGTCCGCGCCGCTTCGAAGGCAATGAATCGCGGCCGCCGCGGCGCTTCGGCGATGACGATAACCGTCCGCGCCGCTATGGCGACGACCGCGGCGAAGCACGTCCGCGCCGCTTCGAAGGCAATGAATCGCGGCCGCCGCGGCGCTTCGGCGATGACGACAACCGTCCGCGCCGCTATGGCGACGACCGCGGCGAAGCGCGTCCGCGCCGCTTCGAAGGCAATGAATCGCGTCCGCCGCGGCGCTCTGGCGATGACGAAAACCGCCCGCGCCGCTATGGCGACGACCGCGGCGAAGCGCGTCCGCGCCGCTTCGAGGGCAATGAATCGCGGCCGCCGCGCCGCTTCGGCGATGACGACAACCGTCCGCGGCGTTACGGCGACGACGAAAACCGTCCCCGCCGCCCTGCCCCCGCCGGCGAACGCCGCCGCGAGGGCTCGGCGCCGGCACGCCGCTTCAGCGATGCCGCCGACCGCATCCGCACCGCCGGCACCTCCGGCACCTCCCGGCCGCAGGCACCGGCCCCGCGCCCGCAGAAGCCCGCACGCGACGCCACGCCTCAGGCTACCCATGACGACGGCCTGGTGCGCCTGTCCAAGCGCATGTCCGAACTCGGCTTGTGCTCGCGCCGCGAAGCAGATGAATGGATTCCGCGCGGCTGGGTGCTGGTCGACGGCAAGCCGGTGACCGAGCTGGGCAGCCGTATCCGCCCGGATGCCGAGATCGAGATCCTGCAGGAAGCGCGCTCCGAACAGGGCGAGCGCGTCACCGTGCTGCTGCACAAGCCGGTCGGCTACGTCTCCGGCCAGGCCGAGGACGGCTACGAGCCCGCCGCAGTCCTGTTCACCGCCGAGAACCAGTGGGAAGGCGACCCCTCGCGCAAGCGCTTCGCGCCGTGGCAACGCAAGAGCCTGGCGCCCGCCGGCCGCCTCGATATCGACTCCACCGGCCTGCTGGTGCTGACGCAGGATGGCCGCGTCGCGCGCGCGCTGATCGGCGAGGATTCGAACGTCGAGAAGGAGTACCTGGTGCGCGTGGTCTGGCACGGCCCGCAAGGCGCGGTCGAGCGCAATGTCAGCGAGGCATTCCCGGCCGACCAGCTCGAGCTGCTGCGTCATGGCCTGTCGCTGGATGGCGTGCTGCTCAAGCCGGCCAAGGTCAGCTGGCAGAACGAAGAGCAGCTGCGCTTCGTGCTGCGCGAAGGCCGCAAGCGCCAGATCCGCCGGATGTGCGAGCAGGTCGGGCTGGAAGTGGTTGGCCTGAAGCGCGTGCGCATGGGCCGCGTGGTACTGGGCGACCTGCCGCCGGGGAAGTGGCGGTTTTTGGGGCAGTTTGAGAAGTTCTGA
- the def gene encoding peptide deformylase, translating into MIREILKMGDPRLLQVARKVERFNTPELRTLIEDMFDTMDHANGAGLAAPQIGVDLQVVIFGFDRNPRYPDAPMVPKTVLINPVLEMLSDEQEDGWEGCLSVPGLRGVVPRHVRLKYSGHDLMGNRIDRVAEGFHARVVQHECDHLQGILYPMRIRDFSRFGFTEILFPDLPANSDD; encoded by the coding sequence ATGATCCGCGAGATTCTCAAGATGGGCGATCCGCGCCTGCTGCAGGTGGCGCGGAAGGTGGAGCGTTTCAATACGCCGGAACTGCGCACGCTGATCGAAGACATGTTCGACACCATGGACCATGCCAACGGCGCCGGGCTGGCCGCGCCGCAGATCGGCGTGGACCTCCAGGTGGTGATCTTCGGCTTCGACCGCAACCCGCGTTATCCGGATGCGCCGATGGTGCCCAAGACGGTGCTGATCAACCCCGTGCTGGAGATGCTGTCGGATGAGCAGGAAGACGGCTGGGAAGGCTGCCTGTCGGTGCCTGGCCTGCGTGGGGTGGTGCCGCGGCATGTGCGGCTGAAATACAGCGGGCATGACCTGATGGGCAACCGGATCGACCGGGTTGCCGAGGGTTTCCATGCGCGCGTGGTGCAGCACGAGTGCGACCACCTGCAGGGGATTCTTTATCCGATGCGGATCAGGGATTTTTCGCGGTTCGGGTTTACCGAGATCCTGTTCCCGGATTTGCCGGCCAATAGCGACGACTGA
- the pyrH gene encoding UMP kinase — MPAYKRVLLKLSGEALMGDDAFGINRSTIEAMVNDIAEIVKLGVQVAVVIGGGNIFRGVAGGAAGMDRATADYMGMLATMMNALALQDAMRHANIEGRVQSALRMDQVVEPYIRPRAIRQLEEGKVVIFAAGTGNPFFTTDTAAALRGSEIGAEVVLKATKVDGVYTADPKKDPSATRYTTISFDEAISKNLQVMDATAFALCRDQKLPIRVFSIVKPGALKRVILGEDEGTLVHV; from the coding sequence ATGCCAGCCTACAAGCGCGTCCTTCTGAAACTGTCCGGTGAAGCCCTGATGGGCGACGATGCCTTTGGCATCAACCGCTCCACCATCGAGGCGATGGTGAACGACATTGCCGAGATCGTGAAGCTCGGCGTCCAGGTCGCGGTGGTCATCGGCGGCGGCAATATCTTCCGCGGCGTCGCGGGCGGCGCGGCCGGCATGGATCGCGCCACGGCCGACTACATGGGCATGCTGGCCACCATGATGAACGCGCTGGCCCTGCAGGACGCGATGCGCCACGCCAATATCGAAGGCCGCGTGCAGTCCGCGCTGCGCATGGACCAGGTGGTCGAGCCGTACATCCGCCCGCGCGCCATCCGCCAGCTGGAAGAGGGCAAGGTGGTGATCTTCGCGGCCGGCACCGGCAACCCGTTCTTCACCACCGACACCGCCGCCGCGCTGCGCGGCTCGGAAATCGGTGCCGAGGTCGTGCTCAAGGCGACCAAGGTGGACGGCGTCTACACCGCCGACCCCAAGAAGGACCCGAGTGCCACGCGCTACACCACCATCAGCTTCGACGAGGCGATCTCGAAGAACCTGCAGGTGATGGACGCCACCGCCTTCGCGCTGTGCCGCGACCAGAAGCTGCCGATCCGGGTGTTCTCGATCGTCAAGCCGGGCGCGCTCAAGCGCGTGATCCTGGGCGAAGACGAGGGTACCCTGGTCCACGTCTGA
- the rpsB gene encoding 30S ribosomal protein S2, with the protein MSVTMREMLEAGCHFGHQTRFWNPKMAPFIFGHRNKIHIINLEKTLPMFQDAMKYVRQLAANRGTVLFVGTKRQSREILAEEAGRAGMPYVDARWLGGMLTNFKTVKTSIKRLKDMEAAKEAGALETMSKKEALMFEREMIKLEKSIGGIKDMGGVPDAIFVIDVGYHKIAVTEAKKLGVPVIGVVDTNHSPDGIDYVIPGNDDSSKAVALYVRGVADAILEGRANAVQEVVEAARGGDDEFVEVQEG; encoded by the coding sequence ATGTCCGTTACCATGCGCGAAATGCTGGAAGCCGGTTGCCACTTCGGCCACCAGACCCGCTTCTGGAACCCGAAGATGGCCCCCTTCATCTTCGGTCATCGCAACAAGATCCACATCATCAACCTCGAAAAGACGCTGCCGATGTTCCAGGACGCCATGAAGTACGTGCGTCAGCTGGCAGCCAATCGCGGCACCGTCCTGTTCGTGGGTACCAAGCGCCAGTCGCGCGAAATCCTGGCTGAAGAAGCCGGCCGCGCCGGCATGCCTTACGTCGACGCCCGCTGGCTCGGCGGCATGCTGACCAACTTCAAGACGGTCAAGACCTCGATCAAGCGCCTGAAGGACATGGAAGCCGCCAAGGAAGCCGGCGCGCTGGAAACCATGAGCAAGAAGGAAGCGCTGATGTTCGAGCGCGAGATGATCAAGCTGGAAAAGTCGATCGGCGGCATCAAGGACATGGGCGGCGTGCCTGACGCCATTTTCGTGATCGACGTCGGCTACCACAAGATTGCCGTGACCGAAGCCAAGAAGCTGGGTGTGCCGGTCATCGGCGTGGTCGATACCAACCACTCGCCGGACGGCATCGACTACGTGATCCCGGGCAACGACGACTCGAGCAAGGCCGTGGCCCTGTACGTGCGCGGCGTGGCTGACGCGATCCTGGAAGGCCGTGCCAACGCGGTGCAGGAAGTCGTTGAAGCCGCCCGCGGCGGTGACGACGAATTCGTCGAAGTGCAGGAAGGCTGA
- the map gene encoding type I methionyl aminopeptidase produces MSIYLNTAEDIAQMRVACRLASEVLDYITPFVQPGVTTGELDRLCHAYMRDVQGTVPAPLNYAPPGYPPFPGAICTSVNDVICHGIPGERVLKSGDAVNLDITVITKEGYYGDTSRMFIAGEGSILAKRLAQVTYECMWKGIAQVRHGARLGDIGHAIQGHAEAAGYSVVREYCGHGIGKNFHEDPQILHYGRAGTGAEIKAGMIFTVEPMINAGKRDIRTMPDQWTVKTRDRSLSAQWEHTVLVTETGYEVLTVSAGTPAPPAFITESVAA; encoded by the coding sequence ATGAGCATTTACCTGAACACCGCCGAAGACATCGCCCAGATGCGCGTGGCTTGCCGCCTTGCCTCCGAAGTCCTCGACTACATCACGCCCTTCGTCCAGCCGGGCGTCACCACGGGCGAACTGGACCGCCTGTGCCACGCCTATATGCGTGACGTGCAAGGCACCGTGCCGGCGCCGCTGAACTACGCGCCCCCGGGCTACCCGCCCTTCCCCGGCGCGATCTGCACCTCGGTCAACGACGTGATCTGCCACGGCATCCCCGGCGAGCGCGTGCTCAAGAGCGGCGATGCGGTCAACCTGGACATCACCGTCATCACCAAGGAAGGCTATTACGGCGACACCAGCCGCATGTTCATCGCCGGCGAGGGCTCGATCCTGGCCAAGCGCCTGGCGCAGGTGACGTACGAATGCATGTGGAAGGGCATCGCGCAGGTGCGCCACGGTGCGCGCCTGGGCGATATCGGCCATGCCATCCAGGGGCACGCCGAAGCCGCCGGCTACAGCGTGGTACGCGAATACTGCGGCCACGGCATCGGCAAGAACTTCCACGAAGACCCGCAGATCCTGCACTACGGCCGCGCCGGCACCGGCGCCGAGATCAAGGCCGGCATGATCTTCACCGTGGAGCCGATGATCAACGCCGGCAAGCGCGATATCCGCACCATGCCAGACCAGTGGACGGTCAAGACCCGCGACCGCAGCCTGTCGGCGCAGTGGGAGCACACCGTGCTGGTCACCGAGACCGGATATGAAGTGCTGACGGTATCGGCCGGCACCCCGGCGCCGCCGGCCTTCATTACGGAATCCGTCGCGGCCTGA
- the ligA gene encoding NAD-dependent DNA ligase LigA produces MTAKPRGAQAEASAPAGGLPPEAAARRVAWLHDELNRHSYQYYVLDAPTIPDAEYDALFSELMALELEHPELQSPDSPTQRVGGEALAAFDTVRHRVPMLSLNNGFADDDVLSFDRRCAQGLGHTAPAAGEADLFSAADAVEYSCELKFDGLAMSLRYEDGRLVQAATRGDGETGEDVTVNVRTIKAIPLKLRGQAPAVLEVRGEVFMYRRDFDKLNARQAEAGEKTFVNPRNAAAGSLRQLDPRVTAKRPLSFFAYGLGELQGVERPPTHSAMLDGFDALGLPVCKERAVVKGAQGLLGFYRDIGKRRDDLPYDIDGVVYKVNALAEQDRLGFVSRAPRFALAHKFPAQEMTTIVEDIEVQVGRTGAITPVARLQPVFVGGVTVTNATLHNEDEIRRKDVHIGDTVIVRRAGDVIPEVVAVVAERRPADARAFVMPTACPVCGSHIERLEDEAIARCTGGLICAAQRKQALLHFAQRRAMDIEGLGDKVVEQLVDLGIVRTPADLYKLGVAKLAALERMADKSATNLVAAIEKSRETTMNRFIFALGIRHVGEATAKDLARHFGKLDGLMAADEAALLEVNDVGPVVAQSIAHFFGEPHNVEVIEQLRAAGVHWPESEPAARAPAPLSGKTFVLTGTLPTMSREDAKELLEAAGAKVAGSVSKKTDYVVAGAEAGSKLDKAEALGVPVLDEAGMLALLAEAGAAPAQE; encoded by the coding sequence ATGACCGCAAAACCACGCGGCGCGCAGGCTGAAGCCTCCGCGCCCGCCGGCGGCTTGCCGCCCGAAGCCGCAGCCAGGCGCGTCGCCTGGCTGCACGACGAGCTCAACCGCCACAGCTACCAGTACTACGTGCTGGACGCGCCCACCATCCCGGATGCCGAGTACGACGCGCTGTTCAGCGAACTGATGGCGCTCGAGCTGGAGCATCCCGAGCTGCAGTCGCCGGACTCGCCCACGCAGCGCGTCGGCGGCGAGGCGCTGGCCGCCTTCGACACGGTGCGCCACCGCGTGCCGATGCTGTCGCTGAACAACGGCTTCGCCGACGACGACGTGCTCAGCTTCGACCGCCGCTGCGCGCAGGGGCTGGGGCACACCGCGCCCGCGGCGGGCGAGGCCGACCTGTTCAGCGCGGCCGACGCGGTCGAGTATTCCTGCGAGCTGAAATTCGACGGGCTGGCCATGTCGCTGCGCTATGAAGACGGGCGGCTGGTGCAGGCCGCCACCCGCGGCGACGGCGAGACCGGCGAGGACGTGACCGTCAACGTGCGTACCATCAAGGCGATCCCGCTGAAGCTGCGCGGCCAGGCGCCCGCGGTGCTGGAAGTGCGCGGCGAAGTCTTCATGTATCGCCGCGACTTCGACAAGCTCAACGCGCGCCAGGCGGAAGCCGGCGAAAAGACCTTCGTCAATCCGCGCAACGCCGCTGCCGGCAGCCTGCGCCAGCTCGATCCGCGCGTCACCGCGAAGCGGCCGCTGTCGTTCTTCGCCTATGGCCTGGGCGAGCTGCAGGGCGTGGAGCGCCCGCCCACGCACAGCGCCATGCTCGACGGCTTCGATGCGCTGGGCCTGCCGGTGTGCAAGGAGCGCGCCGTGGTCAAGGGTGCGCAGGGATTGCTCGGTTTCTACCGCGATATCGGCAAGCGCCGCGACGACCTGCCCTACGATATCGACGGCGTGGTCTACAAGGTCAATGCGCTGGCCGAGCAGGACCGGCTGGGCTTTGTCTCGCGCGCGCCGCGCTTTGCGCTGGCGCACAAGTTCCCGGCGCAGGAAATGACCACCATCGTCGAGGACATCGAGGTGCAGGTCGGCCGTACCGGCGCGATCACGCCGGTGGCGCGGCTGCAGCCGGTGTTCGTCGGCGGCGTGACCGTGACCAATGCCACGCTGCATAACGAGGACGAGATCCGCCGCAAGGACGTCCATATCGGCGACACCGTGATCGTGCGCCGCGCCGGCGACGTGATCCCGGAGGTGGTGGCCGTGGTGGCCGAGCGCCGGCCGGCGGATGCGCGCGCCTTCGTGATGCCGACGGCTTGCCCGGTGTGCGGTTCGCATATCGAGCGGCTGGAAGACGAGGCGATCGCGCGCTGCACCGGCGGCCTGATCTGCGCGGCGCAACGCAAGCAGGCGCTGCTGCACTTTGCGCAGCGCCGTGCCATGGATATCGAAGGGCTGGGCGACAAGGTAGTCGAGCAACTGGTCGACCTGGGTATCGTGCGCACGCCGGCGGACCTGTACAAGCTGGGCGTGGCCAAGCTGGCGGCGCTGGAGCGCATGGCCGACAAGTCGGCCACCAACCTCGTCGCGGCGATCGAAAAATCGCGCGAGACGACGATGAACCGCTTTATCTTCGCGCTCGGCATCCGCCATGTGGGCGAGGCCACCGCCAAGGATCTCGCCAGGCATTTCGGCAAGCTCGACGGGCTGATGGCCGCCGACGAAGCCGCGCTGCTGGAGGTCAACGACGTCGGTCCGGTGGTGGCGCAATCGATCGCGCACTTCTTTGGCGAGCCGCATAACGTCGAAGTCATCGAACAACTTCGCGCCGCAGGCGTACACTGGCCGGAGAGCGAACCGGCCGCCAGGGCGCCGGCGCCGCTGTCGGGCAAGACCTTCGTGCTGACCGGCACGCTGCCGACCATGTCGCGCGAGGACGCCAAGGAATTGCTTGAAGCCGCGGGCGCCAAGGTGGCGGGCTCGGTGTCGAAGAAGACCGACTATGTGGTGGCGGGGGCCGAAGCCGGCAGCAAGCTCGACAAGGCCGAGGCATTGGGCGTGCCGGTGCTGGACGAAGCCGGCATGCTCGCGTTGCTGGCAGAAGCGGGCGCTGCGCCCGCGCAGGAATAA
- a CDS encoding [protein-PII] uridylyltransferase — protein MDTTPELLLAARVRDQLKADKQALFADFNASAHVGTLITRLRRAVDAALVEAWRGLGMPAGAALVAVGGYGRGELLPFSDVDVLLLLPAEPDHDTTGRLERFIGLCWDLGLEIGSSVRTVDDCLREARQDITIRTSLLEARLVTGSRKLFESMRTRYLADLDPAAFFQAKLLEMRQRHAKYQDTPYALEPNCKESPGGLRDLQVILWMTKAAGLGDSWKELFERGLLTQREAQELARNERLLKTIRARLHLVAGRRQDVLVFDLQTALAESFGYRQTTNKRASEQLMRRYYWAAKAVTQLNSVLLLNIEAMLFPSESQVTRVLNERFVERQGMLEITSDDVYERDPHAILETFLLYQRTPGVKGLSPRTLRGLYNARTVMTASWRNDPENRRLFLAIMQEPQGITHALRLMNQTSVLGRYLINFRRIVGQMQHDLFHVYTVDQHILMVVRNMRRFAIVEHTHEFPFCSQLMASFDKPWVLWVAALFHDIAKGRGGDHSRLGTHDARRFCKQHGIAREDADLISWLVEHHLTMSHVAQKQDLTDPEVVHAFARVVGSERYLTALYLLTVADIRGTSPKVWNAWKGKLLEDLYRITLRVLGGARVDSHSLWAQRKEETISTLRLKAFDPELGKPLWAQLDVAFFLRHDARDIAWLTRHLYDKVDSPTPVVKARISPAGEGLQVAVYVQDQPDLFARICGYFERKAFSIQDAKIHTTRHGYALDTFQVTDPGMAGNDNYRGNYRDIIALVEHELCEKLGQPGALAEPTQGRLSRQSRSFPIKPRVDLRPDERGQYYLLSLSANDRTGLLYAIARVLARHRVSVHSARINTLGERVEDVFLVDGSRLAADNRLQIQLEQDLLAALAI, from the coding sequence ATGGACACCACGCCGGAACTGCTGCTGGCCGCGCGCGTGCGCGACCAGCTCAAAGCCGACAAGCAGGCCCTGTTTGCCGACTTCAACGCCAGCGCCCACGTCGGCACGCTGATCACGCGGCTGCGCCGCGCCGTCGACGCCGCGCTGGTGGAAGCCTGGCGCGGCCTGGGGATGCCCGCGGGCGCCGCGCTGGTGGCGGTGGGCGGCTACGGCCGCGGCGAGCTGCTGCCTTTTTCGGACGTCGACGTGCTGCTGCTGCTGCCCGCCGAGCCCGACCACGACACCACCGGCCGGCTGGAGCGCTTTATCGGCCTGTGCTGGGACCTGGGGCTGGAGATCGGGTCTTCCGTGCGCACCGTGGACGATTGCCTGCGCGAGGCGCGCCAGGACATCACCATCCGGACCTCGCTGCTGGAGGCGCGGCTGGTGACCGGCAGCCGCAAGCTGTTCGAGTCGATGCGCACGCGCTACCTCGCCGACCTGGACCCGGCCGCGTTCTTCCAGGCCAAGCTGCTGGAGATGCGCCAGCGCCATGCCAAGTACCAGGACACGCCCTACGCGCTCGAGCCCAACTGCAAGGAGAGCCCGGGCGGCCTGCGCGACCTGCAGGTGATCCTGTGGATGACCAAGGCCGCGGGCCTGGGCGACAGCTGGAAAGAACTGTTCGAGCGCGGCCTGCTGACGCAGCGCGAAGCGCAGGAGCTGGCGCGCAACGAGCGCCTGCTCAAGACCATCCGCGCGCGCCTGCACCTGGTGGCGGGCCGGCGCCAGGACGTGCTGGTATTCGACCTGCAGACCGCGCTGGCGGAATCCTTCGGCTACCGGCAGACCACCAACAAGCGCGCCAGCGAGCAGCTGATGCGGCGCTACTACTGGGCGGCGAAGGCGGTCACGCAGCTCAACAGCGTGCTGCTGCTGAACATCGAGGCGATGCTGTTCCCGAGCGAGTCGCAGGTCACGCGCGTGCTCAACGAACGCTTCGTCGAGCGCCAGGGCATGCTGGAAATCACCAGCGACGACGTCTACGAGCGCGATCCGCACGCGATCCTGGAAACCTTCCTGCTGTACCAGCGCACGCCCGGCGTGAAAGGCCTGTCGCCGCGCACGCTGCGCGGGCTGTACAACGCGCGCACCGTGATGACCGCAAGCTGGCGCAACGACCCGGAGAACCGCCGCCTGTTCCTGGCCATCATGCAGGAACCGCAGGGCATCACCCACGCGCTGCGGCTGATGAACCAGACCAGCGTGCTGGGCCGCTACCTGATCAACTTCCGCCGCATCGTCGGCCAGATGCAGCACGACCTGTTCCACGTCTACACCGTGGACCAGCATATCCTGATGGTGGTGCGCAACATGCGCCGCTTCGCCATCGTCGAGCACACCCACGAGTTCCCGTTCTGCAGCCAGCTGATGGCGAGCTTCGACAAGCCGTGGGTACTGTGGGTGGCGGCGCTGTTCCATGACATCGCCAAGGGCCGCGGCGGCGACCATTCCAGGCTCGGCACGCACGACGCGCGCCGCTTCTGCAAGCAGCATGGCATCGCGCGCGAAGATGCCGACCTGATCAGCTGGCTGGTCGAGCACCACCTGACCATGAGCCACGTGGCGCAGAAGCAGGACCTGACCGATCCGGAAGTGGTGCATGCCTTCGCGCGCGTGGTCGGCAGCGAACGCTACCTGACCGCGCTGTACCTGCTGACGGTGGCCGATATCCGCGGCACCAGCCCCAAGGTCTGGAACGCGTGGAAGGGCAAGCTGCTCGAGGACCTGTACCGGATCACGCTGCGCGTGCTCGGCGGCGCCAGGGTCGATTCGCACTCGCTGTGGGCGCAGCGCAAGGAAGAAACCATCTCGACGCTGCGGCTCAAGGCGTTCGACCCGGAGCTGGGCAAGCCGCTGTGGGCGCAGCTCGACGTGGCTTTTTTCCTGCGCCATGATGCGCGCGATATCGCCTGGCTCACGCGGCACCTGTACGACAAGGTCGACAGCCCCACGCCGGTGGTGAAGGCACGCATCTCGCCTGCGGGCGAAGGCCTGCAGGTGGCGGTCTACGTGCAGGACCAGCCCGACCTGTTCGCGCGCATCTGCGGCTATTTCGAGCGCAAGGCGTTTTCGATCCAGGACGCCAAGATCCACACCACCCGGCACGGCTACGCGCTGGACACGTTCCAGGTCACGGACCCCGGCATGGCGGGTAATGACAACTACCGCGGCAACTACCGCGACATCATCGCGCTGGTGGAACACGAGCTTTGCGAAAAGCTGGGCCAGCCGGGCGCGCTGGCCGAACCGACGCAAGGACGCCTGTCGCGCCAGTCGCGCAGCTTTCCGATCAAGCCGCGCGTGGATCTGCGCCCGGACGAGCGCGGCCAGTATTACCTGCTGTCGCTGTCCGCCAACGACCGCACCGGCCTGCTGTACGCCATCGCCCGCGTACTGGCACGGCATCGCGTGTCCGTGCATTCGGCACGCATCAACACCCTGGGCGAACGCGTCGAAGACGTGTTCCTGGTAGACGGCAGCCGCCTGGCCGCCGACAACCGATTGCAGATTCAGCTTGAACAGGACTTGCTCGCCGCCCTCGCGATCTGA